In the Hippoglossus stenolepis isolate QCI-W04-F060 chromosome 14, HSTE1.2, whole genome shotgun sequence genome, one interval contains:
- the tle2a gene encoding transducin-like enhancer protein 2a isoform X3, whose amino-acid sequence MFPQNRPPAPLQPPPGSSASVVAAAAAAAAAASGVPQSLKLTYPETLDRIKEEFQFLQTQYHSLKMECEKLATEKTEIQRHYVMYYEMSYGLNIEMHKQTEIAKRLNVICAQLIPFLSQEHQQQVVQAMERAKQQQLQAQHLSQHVQGLQMGPHPSGLTHPGLALGGGSSLLALSGALGAQLAAKDERAHLEAAAAAAAAAEHHRDREAGPSSLSNGDKGRSADYLSNGKKRKADEKEFMTDYGSDADKSDDNLVVDEDPSSPRSVQSYSSRENGLDKMPQSRKEGPPQASPTSLASSSSAASPSRGKEPPQREKSSTPGMKPGTPMSQESNTPGPSGPPQFRPIPGKSGVDPLALGLRNPLAVQGAYPPGAFGLPPPGVNGDLPGAAGYGAGLHLVSPQMNGAAAAAAAAAAAGYGRSPVVGYESPHPHMRVPGLPASLQSAASGKPAYSFHVSADGQMQPVPFPPDALLGPGIPRHARQIHTLNHGEVVCAVTISTSTRHVYTGGKGCVKVWDISQQGSKSPMAQLDCLNRDNYIRSCKLLSDGRTLIVGGEASTLSIWDLATPTPRIKAELTSSAPACYALAISPDNKVCFSCCSDGNIVVWDLHNQTLVRQFQGHTDGASCIDISNDGTKLWTGGLDNTVRCWDLREGRQLQQHDFTSQIFSLGYCPTGEWLAVGMESSNVEVLHVSKPDKYQLHLHESCVLSLKFAYCGKWFVSTGKDNLLNAWRTPYGSSIFQSKESSSVLSCDISPDDQFIVTGSGDKKATVYEVIY is encoded by the exons ATGTTTCCCCAAAACCGACCACCG gCACCTTTGCAGCCACCCCCTGGGTCCTCTGCCTCAGTGGTGGCAGCTGCAGccgcagcagcggcggcagcatCGGGGGTGCCCCAGTCACTGAAACTAACCTACCCAGAAACCTTGGACCGCATCAAGGAGGAGTTTCAGTTCCTGCAGACCCAGTACCACAG TTTGAAAATGGAGTGTGAGAAACTGGCTACAGAGAAGACTGAGATTCAGAGGCACTATGTTatg TATTATGAGATGTCCTATGGCCTTAACATTGAAATGCACAAACAG acgGAGATTGCCAAGCGGTTGAATGTGATCTGTGCTCAGCTCATCCCATTTCTGTCACAGGAG CACCAACAACAGGTGGTCCAGGCCATGGAACGCGCCAAACAG CAACAGCTTCAGGCTCAGCACCTTTCCCAGCATGTCCAGGGTTTGCAAATGGGCCCACACCCATCAGGACTGACCCACCCCGGCTTGGCACTTGGCGGAGGATCCAGCCTGCTGGCCCTGTCCGGGGCTCTGGGGGCTCAGTTGGCTGCCAAGGATGAGAGAGCCCACCTAGAGGCAGCAgcggccgctgctgctgctgcagagcaccACCGAG ACCGTGAAGCAGGACCA AGCTCGCTGTCCAACGGGGATAAGGGTCGCTCAGCAGACTACCTCAGCAACGGCAAGAAGAGGAAAGCAGATGAGAAGGAGTTCATGACAGACTAT gGCAGCGATGCAGACAAGAGTGATGATAATTTGGTGGTGGATGAG GACCCGTCGTCCCCCCGCAGCGTGCAGTCCTACTCGTCCAGAGAGAACGGTTTGGACAAGATGCCCCAGTCTCGTAAGGAGGGTCCACCGCAGGCCAGCCCCACCTCCCTGGCCTCCTCCAGCAGCGCCGCCTCCCCCTCCCGCGGCAAAGAGCCCCCACAG AGGGAGAAATCCAGCACTCCAGGTATGAAGCCAGGGACCCCCATGTCTCAAGAGTCCAACACCCCAGGACCCAGTGGCCCTCCGCAGTTCAGACCTATCCCAGGCAAATCTGGTGTCGACCCCCTCG CTCTGGGTCTCAGAAACCCTCTGGCGGTGCAGGGAGCGTACCCTCCGGGGGCGTTTGGCCTGCCGCCTCCAGGGGTGAATGGGGACCTGCCCGGGGCGGCGGGCTACGGCGCAGGCCTCCACTTGGTTTCCCCCCAGATGAacggagctgcagcagcggcggcggcagctgctgctgctggctatGGACGGTCCCCTGTG GTGGGCTATGAAtctccacacccacacatgagGGTCCCTGGGCTTCCTGCCAGCCTGCAGTCAGCTGCCTCCGGAAAGCC cgCCTACTCGTTCCATGTGAGCGCAGACGGCCAGATGCAGCCGGTGCCCTTTCCCCCCGACGCCTTGCTGGGCCCGGGAATCCCTCGCCACGCACGTCAGATCCACACCCTGAACCACGGGGAGGTGGTGTGCGCCGTCACCATCAGCACCTCGACACGACACGTCTACACTGGAGGGAAGGGCTGTGTTAAAGTGTGGGACATCAGCCAGCAGGGCAGCAAGAGCCCCATGGCCCAGCTGGACTGTCTG AACAGGGATAACTACATTCGCTCCTGCAAGCTGCTGTCCGACGGCCGAACCCTGATCGTCGGCGGGGAGGCCAGCACGCTGTCCATCTGGGATTTGGCCACACCCACCCCCCGCATCAAGGCGGAGCTGACGTCGTCTGCCCCCGCCTGCTACGCTCTGGCCATTTCCCCCGACAACAAGgtctgcttctcctgctgcagcgaCGGCAACATCGTTGTCTGGGACCTTCACAACCAGACGCTGGTCAg GCAGTTCCAGGGCCACACAGACGGAGCGAGCTGCATCGACATCTCCAACGACGGAACCAAGCTGTGGACGGGGGGACTGGACAACACGGTGCGCTGCTGGGACCTCCGAGAGGGacggcagctgcagcagcatgactTCACCtcgcag ATCTTCTCTCTGGGCTACTGTCCGACAGGCGAGTGGCTGGCTGTGGGAATGGAGAGCAGCAACGTGGAAGTCCTGCACGTCTCCAAACCTGACAAGTACCAGCTGCACCTCCACGAGAGCTGCGTCCTCTCCCTCAAGTTTGCCTACTGCG GTAAATGGTTCGTGAGCACAGGCAAAGATAACCTGCTGAATGCATGGCGGACACCTTACGGATCCAGCATATTCCAG TCTAAGGAGTCTTCGTCGGTTCTCAGCTGCGACATCTCCCCCGACGACCAGTTTATCGTCACCGGCTCCGGGGACAAGAAGGCCACAGTCTACGAAGTCATCTACTGA
- the tle2a gene encoding transducin-like enhancer protein 2a isoform X2: MFPQNRPPAPLQPPPGSSASVVAAAAAAAAAASGVPQSLKLTYPETLDRIKEEFQFLQTQYHSLKMECEKLATEKTEIQRHYVMYYEMSYGLNIEMHKQTEIAKRLNVICAQLIPFLSQEHQQQVVQAMERAKQVTMGELNASIGQQLQAQHLSQHVQGLQMGPHPSGLTHPGLALGGGSSLLALSGALGAQLAAKDERAHLEAAAAAAAAAEHHRDREAGPSSLSNGDKGRSADYLSNGKKRKADEKEFMTDYGSDADKSDDNLVVDEDPSSPRSVQSYSSRENGLDKMPQSRKEGPPQASPTSLASSSSAASPSRGKEPPQREKSSTPGMKPGTPMSQESNTPGPSGPPQFRPIPGKSGVDPLALGLRNPLAVQGAYPPGAFGLPPPGVNGDLPGAAGYGAGLHLVSPQMNGAAAAAAAAAAAGYGRSPVVGYESPHPHMRVPGLPASLQSAASGKPAYSFHVSADGQMQPVPFPPDALLGPGIPRHARQIHTLNHGEVVCAVTISTSTRHVYTGGKGCVKVWDISQQGSKSPMAQLDCLNRDNYIRSCKLLSDGRTLIVGGEASTLSIWDLATPTPRIKAELTSSAPACYALAISPDNKVCFSCCSDGNIVVWDLHNQTLVRQFQGHTDGASCIDISNDGTKLWTGGLDNTVRCWDLREGRQLQQHDFTSQIFSLGYCPTGEWLAVGMESSNVEVLHVSKPDKYQLHLHESCVLSLKFAYCGKWFVSTGKDNLLNAWRTPYGSSIFQSKESSSVLSCDISPDDQFIVTGSGDKKATVYEVIY, translated from the exons ATGTTTCCCCAAAACCGACCACCG gCACCTTTGCAGCCACCCCCTGGGTCCTCTGCCTCAGTGGTGGCAGCTGCAGccgcagcagcggcggcagcatCGGGGGTGCCCCAGTCACTGAAACTAACCTACCCAGAAACCTTGGACCGCATCAAGGAGGAGTTTCAGTTCCTGCAGACCCAGTACCACAG TTTGAAAATGGAGTGTGAGAAACTGGCTACAGAGAAGACTGAGATTCAGAGGCACTATGTTatg TATTATGAGATGTCCTATGGCCTTAACATTGAAATGCACAAACAG acgGAGATTGCCAAGCGGTTGAATGTGATCTGTGCTCAGCTCATCCCATTTCTGTCACAGGAG CACCAACAACAGGTGGTCCAGGCCATGGAACGCGCCAAACAGGTGACCATGGGGGAGCTAAATGCTTCGATAGGG CAACAGCTTCAGGCTCAGCACCTTTCCCAGCATGTCCAGGGTTTGCAAATGGGCCCACACCCATCAGGACTGACCCACCCCGGCTTGGCACTTGGCGGAGGATCCAGCCTGCTGGCCCTGTCCGGGGCTCTGGGGGCTCAGTTGGCTGCCAAGGATGAGAGAGCCCACCTAGAGGCAGCAgcggccgctgctgctgctgcagagcaccACCGAG ACCGTGAAGCAGGACCA AGCTCGCTGTCCAACGGGGATAAGGGTCGCTCAGCAGACTACCTCAGCAACGGCAAGAAGAGGAAAGCAGATGAGAAGGAGTTCATGACAGACTAT gGCAGCGATGCAGACAAGAGTGATGATAATTTGGTGGTGGATGAG GACCCGTCGTCCCCCCGCAGCGTGCAGTCCTACTCGTCCAGAGAGAACGGTTTGGACAAGATGCCCCAGTCTCGTAAGGAGGGTCCACCGCAGGCCAGCCCCACCTCCCTGGCCTCCTCCAGCAGCGCCGCCTCCCCCTCCCGCGGCAAAGAGCCCCCACAG AGGGAGAAATCCAGCACTCCAGGTATGAAGCCAGGGACCCCCATGTCTCAAGAGTCCAACACCCCAGGACCCAGTGGCCCTCCGCAGTTCAGACCTATCCCAGGCAAATCTGGTGTCGACCCCCTCG CTCTGGGTCTCAGAAACCCTCTGGCGGTGCAGGGAGCGTACCCTCCGGGGGCGTTTGGCCTGCCGCCTCCAGGGGTGAATGGGGACCTGCCCGGGGCGGCGGGCTACGGCGCAGGCCTCCACTTGGTTTCCCCCCAGATGAacggagctgcagcagcggcggcggcagctgctgctgctggctatGGACGGTCCCCTGTG GTGGGCTATGAAtctccacacccacacatgagGGTCCCTGGGCTTCCTGCCAGCCTGCAGTCAGCTGCCTCCGGAAAGCC cgCCTACTCGTTCCATGTGAGCGCAGACGGCCAGATGCAGCCGGTGCCCTTTCCCCCCGACGCCTTGCTGGGCCCGGGAATCCCTCGCCACGCACGTCAGATCCACACCCTGAACCACGGGGAGGTGGTGTGCGCCGTCACCATCAGCACCTCGACACGACACGTCTACACTGGAGGGAAGGGCTGTGTTAAAGTGTGGGACATCAGCCAGCAGGGCAGCAAGAGCCCCATGGCCCAGCTGGACTGTCTG AACAGGGATAACTACATTCGCTCCTGCAAGCTGCTGTCCGACGGCCGAACCCTGATCGTCGGCGGGGAGGCCAGCACGCTGTCCATCTGGGATTTGGCCACACCCACCCCCCGCATCAAGGCGGAGCTGACGTCGTCTGCCCCCGCCTGCTACGCTCTGGCCATTTCCCCCGACAACAAGgtctgcttctcctgctgcagcgaCGGCAACATCGTTGTCTGGGACCTTCACAACCAGACGCTGGTCAg GCAGTTCCAGGGCCACACAGACGGAGCGAGCTGCATCGACATCTCCAACGACGGAACCAAGCTGTGGACGGGGGGACTGGACAACACGGTGCGCTGCTGGGACCTCCGAGAGGGacggcagctgcagcagcatgactTCACCtcgcag ATCTTCTCTCTGGGCTACTGTCCGACAGGCGAGTGGCTGGCTGTGGGAATGGAGAGCAGCAACGTGGAAGTCCTGCACGTCTCCAAACCTGACAAGTACCAGCTGCACCTCCACGAGAGCTGCGTCCTCTCCCTCAAGTTTGCCTACTGCG GTAAATGGTTCGTGAGCACAGGCAAAGATAACCTGCTGAATGCATGGCGGACACCTTACGGATCCAGCATATTCCAG TCTAAGGAGTCTTCGTCGGTTCTCAGCTGCGACATCTCCCCCGACGACCAGTTTATCGTCACCGGCTCCGGGGACAAGAAGGCCACAGTCTACGAAGTCATCTACTGA
- the tle2a gene encoding transducin-like enhancer protein 2a isoform X1: protein MFPQNRPPAPLQPPPGSSASVVAAAAAAAAAASGVPQSLKLTYPETLDRIKEEFQFLQTQYHSLKMECEKLATEKTEIQRHYVMYYEMSYGLNIEMHKQTEIAKRLNVICAQLIPFLSQEHQQQVVQAMERAKQVTMGELNASIGVRGLPPLPHSQQLQAQHLSQHVQGLQMGPHPSGLTHPGLALGGGSSLLALSGALGAQLAAKDERAHLEAAAAAAAAAEHHRDREAGPSSLSNGDKGRSADYLSNGKKRKADEKEFMTDYGSDADKSDDNLVVDEDPSSPRSVQSYSSRENGLDKMPQSRKEGPPQASPTSLASSSSAASPSRGKEPPQREKSSTPGMKPGTPMSQESNTPGPSGPPQFRPIPGKSGVDPLALGLRNPLAVQGAYPPGAFGLPPPGVNGDLPGAAGYGAGLHLVSPQMNGAAAAAAAAAAAGYGRSPVVGYESPHPHMRVPGLPASLQSAASGKPAYSFHVSADGQMQPVPFPPDALLGPGIPRHARQIHTLNHGEVVCAVTISTSTRHVYTGGKGCVKVWDISQQGSKSPMAQLDCLNRDNYIRSCKLLSDGRTLIVGGEASTLSIWDLATPTPRIKAELTSSAPACYALAISPDNKVCFSCCSDGNIVVWDLHNQTLVRQFQGHTDGASCIDISNDGTKLWTGGLDNTVRCWDLREGRQLQQHDFTSQIFSLGYCPTGEWLAVGMESSNVEVLHVSKPDKYQLHLHESCVLSLKFAYCGKWFVSTGKDNLLNAWRTPYGSSIFQSKESSSVLSCDISPDDQFIVTGSGDKKATVYEVIY from the exons ATGTTTCCCCAAAACCGACCACCG gCACCTTTGCAGCCACCCCCTGGGTCCTCTGCCTCAGTGGTGGCAGCTGCAGccgcagcagcggcggcagcatCGGGGGTGCCCCAGTCACTGAAACTAACCTACCCAGAAACCTTGGACCGCATCAAGGAGGAGTTTCAGTTCCTGCAGACCCAGTACCACAG TTTGAAAATGGAGTGTGAGAAACTGGCTACAGAGAAGACTGAGATTCAGAGGCACTATGTTatg TATTATGAGATGTCCTATGGCCTTAACATTGAAATGCACAAACAG acgGAGATTGCCAAGCGGTTGAATGTGATCTGTGCTCAGCTCATCCCATTTCTGTCACAGGAG CACCAACAACAGGTGGTCCAGGCCATGGAACGCGCCAAACAGGTGACCATGGGGGAGCTAAATGCTTCGATAGGGGTACGTGGGCTCCCCCCTCTGCCTCATAGC CAACAGCTTCAGGCTCAGCACCTTTCCCAGCATGTCCAGGGTTTGCAAATGGGCCCACACCCATCAGGACTGACCCACCCCGGCTTGGCACTTGGCGGAGGATCCAGCCTGCTGGCCCTGTCCGGGGCTCTGGGGGCTCAGTTGGCTGCCAAGGATGAGAGAGCCCACCTAGAGGCAGCAgcggccgctgctgctgctgcagagcaccACCGAG ACCGTGAAGCAGGACCA AGCTCGCTGTCCAACGGGGATAAGGGTCGCTCAGCAGACTACCTCAGCAACGGCAAGAAGAGGAAAGCAGATGAGAAGGAGTTCATGACAGACTAT gGCAGCGATGCAGACAAGAGTGATGATAATTTGGTGGTGGATGAG GACCCGTCGTCCCCCCGCAGCGTGCAGTCCTACTCGTCCAGAGAGAACGGTTTGGACAAGATGCCCCAGTCTCGTAAGGAGGGTCCACCGCAGGCCAGCCCCACCTCCCTGGCCTCCTCCAGCAGCGCCGCCTCCCCCTCCCGCGGCAAAGAGCCCCCACAG AGGGAGAAATCCAGCACTCCAGGTATGAAGCCAGGGACCCCCATGTCTCAAGAGTCCAACACCCCAGGACCCAGTGGCCCTCCGCAGTTCAGACCTATCCCAGGCAAATCTGGTGTCGACCCCCTCG CTCTGGGTCTCAGAAACCCTCTGGCGGTGCAGGGAGCGTACCCTCCGGGGGCGTTTGGCCTGCCGCCTCCAGGGGTGAATGGGGACCTGCCCGGGGCGGCGGGCTACGGCGCAGGCCTCCACTTGGTTTCCCCCCAGATGAacggagctgcagcagcggcggcggcagctgctgctgctggctatGGACGGTCCCCTGTG GTGGGCTATGAAtctccacacccacacatgagGGTCCCTGGGCTTCCTGCCAGCCTGCAGTCAGCTGCCTCCGGAAAGCC cgCCTACTCGTTCCATGTGAGCGCAGACGGCCAGATGCAGCCGGTGCCCTTTCCCCCCGACGCCTTGCTGGGCCCGGGAATCCCTCGCCACGCACGTCAGATCCACACCCTGAACCACGGGGAGGTGGTGTGCGCCGTCACCATCAGCACCTCGACACGACACGTCTACACTGGAGGGAAGGGCTGTGTTAAAGTGTGGGACATCAGCCAGCAGGGCAGCAAGAGCCCCATGGCCCAGCTGGACTGTCTG AACAGGGATAACTACATTCGCTCCTGCAAGCTGCTGTCCGACGGCCGAACCCTGATCGTCGGCGGGGAGGCCAGCACGCTGTCCATCTGGGATTTGGCCACACCCACCCCCCGCATCAAGGCGGAGCTGACGTCGTCTGCCCCCGCCTGCTACGCTCTGGCCATTTCCCCCGACAACAAGgtctgcttctcctgctgcagcgaCGGCAACATCGTTGTCTGGGACCTTCACAACCAGACGCTGGTCAg GCAGTTCCAGGGCCACACAGACGGAGCGAGCTGCATCGACATCTCCAACGACGGAACCAAGCTGTGGACGGGGGGACTGGACAACACGGTGCGCTGCTGGGACCTCCGAGAGGGacggcagctgcagcagcatgactTCACCtcgcag ATCTTCTCTCTGGGCTACTGTCCGACAGGCGAGTGGCTGGCTGTGGGAATGGAGAGCAGCAACGTGGAAGTCCTGCACGTCTCCAAACCTGACAAGTACCAGCTGCACCTCCACGAGAGCTGCGTCCTCTCCCTCAAGTTTGCCTACTGCG GTAAATGGTTCGTGAGCACAGGCAAAGATAACCTGCTGAATGCATGGCGGACACCTTACGGATCCAGCATATTCCAG TCTAAGGAGTCTTCGTCGGTTCTCAGCTGCGACATCTCCCCCGACGACCAGTTTATCGTCACCGGCTCCGGGGACAAGAAGGCCACAGTCTACGAAGTCATCTACTGA